The following coding sequences are from one Gossypium raimondii isolate GPD5lz chromosome 4, ASM2569854v1, whole genome shotgun sequence window:
- the LOC105780714 gene encoding protein SCO1 homolog 1, mitochondrial, whose translation MATAIWRNASRLRSFNRCLYARSLSQFRSSIPSSTTTPHSLCAPSLPSFPPAIPVGAEFKSLGIYGRFLSNSTATPTENQEKPSSSLKTNSEETQNTGGSQQSSGSEGKPVRGGPVSWLSFLLLLATGIGIIFYYDNLKKRHIEEISNASKAVKEGPSAGKAAIGGPFNLVNHDGKRVTEKDFKGKWTLVYFGFTHCPDICPDELLKLAAAIDKIKEKAGIDIVPVFISVDPERDTIEQVREYVKEFHPKLVGLTGTPDEIKKVARAYRVYYMKTAEEDSDYLVDHSIVMYLMDPNMEFVKFFGKNNDVNSLTDGVIKEISQRKK comes from the exons ATGGCTACTGCTATTTGGAGAAACGCATCTCGTTTACGAAGCTTTAATCGGTGTCTTTATGCCCGCAGTCTGAGCCAATTCAGATCCTCCATTCCATCTTCAACCACAACCCCCCACTCTCTTTGCGCTCCATCTCTCCCTTCCTTCCCACCT GCTATTCCTGTTGGAGCTGAATTCAAATCCTTGGGAATTTATGGAAGGTTTTTATCTAATTCCACCGCAACTCCTACCGAAAATCAAGAGAAACCGTCTTCGTCATTGAAAACCAATTCTGAAGAGACCCAAAACACTGGAGGTTCGCAACAGAGCAGTGGTAGTGAAGGCAAGCCTGTTCGCGGCGGG CCTGTTTCATGGTTGAGTTTTCTTTTGCTACTTGCCACTGGAATCGGTATTATTTTTTACTACGACAATCTAAAGAAAAGACATATTGAAG AAATTAGTAATGCTTCCAAGGCTGTGAAAGAAGGGCCATCTGCTGGAAAAGCAGCCATCGGGGGTCCATTTAATCTTGTAAATCATGACGGTAAACGTGTTACTGAGAAGGACTTTAAGGGGAAGTGGACTTTGGTATATTTTGGCTTCACTCACTGTCCAGATATCTGCCCAGATGAGCTGCTAAAGCTAGCTGCTGCTATTGACAAAATAA AGGAAAAGGCTGGAATAGACATTGTGCCCGTATTTATCTCTGTTGATCCTGAAAGAGATACCATTGAGCAAGTACGCGAATATGTGAAAG AGTTTCATCCAAAATTAGTAGGGTTAACTGGTACACCGGACGAGATAAAGAAAGTTGCTCGTGCATATCGAGTTTATTATATGAAGACGGCAGAGGAAGATTCAGATTACCTTGTTGATCATTCCATAGTCAT GTACTTGATGGATCCAAATATGGAATTTGTGAAGTTTTTTGGGAAGAATAATGATGTCAATTCACTAACCGACGGTGTAATCAAAGAGATAAGTCAACGAAAAAAATAG
- the LOC105779065 gene encoding uncharacterized protein LOC105779065 — MWGMDVIGPILPKASNGHRFIFVVIDYFTKWVEAASSIAEVCGQFKIKHHNSSPYRSKMNGAVEAANKDIKKIVGKMTETSRDWHEKLPFALLAYRTSIRTSTGATPFSLVYGMEAVLPIEVEIPSLRVLTELHLDEAEWVQSRYDQLNLIEGKRLKAIQHGQMYQKRMMRAYNKKVRPRELHEGDLAFSGGALILAEMDGKNLPNPVNSDSVKRGLRKLYGEIQAEISGAHVHSFYIEFVVNMFPSTTTTYKLSFAFAFALPNQWPCKYHPSASHVDRHIPSFMQDSGPKASFSSLPPPTVAINKCHCPT; from the exons atgtggggtatggatgttatCGGGCCAATATTGCCGAAGGCTTCAAATGGCCATCGTTTCATAttcgtggttattgactacttcaccaaatgggtagaagctgctTC CTCCATAGCAGAAGTCTGtggtcaattcaagatcaaacatcACAATTCGTCGCCGTATCgctcaaaaatgaatggtgcagtggaagcgGCCAATAAAGATATAAAGAAGATTGTggggaagatgactgagacttccagggactggcatgagaagttaccgtTTGCCCTCCTTGCTTATCGAACGTCAATCAGGACCTCcaccggggcaacgcctttctcctTAGTTTATGGCATGGAGGCAGTTTTGCCCAtcgaagttgaaatcccttctctccgggTTTTGACCGAGCTACATTTGGATGAAGCGGAATGGGTTCAATCTCGATACGATCAATTAAACTTGATAGAGGGAAAGAGGCTAAAGGCTATTCAGCACGGTCAGATGTATCAGAaaagaatgatgcgagcctacaacAAGAAAGTCCGACCCAGAGAATTGCACGAGGGGGACCTG gccttttctggaggagccCTGATCCTAGCTGAAATGGACGGGAAAAACTTGCCTAATCCGGTAAATTCAGATTCGGTGAAGAG GGGTCTTCGAAAGCTGTATGGAGAAATTCAAGCAGAGATATCTGGGGCACATGTTCATAGTTtctatattgaatttgttgttaat ATGTTTccctccaccaccaccacctacAAGCTAAgctttgcttttgcttttgctttgccCAACCAGTGGCCTTGTAAATACCATCCATCAGCTTCCCATGTTGATCGTCATATCCCTTCTTTCATGCAGGATTCAGGTCCAAAGGCCAGCTTCTCTTCTTTGCCGCCTCCTACCGTTGCAATAAATAAATGCCATTGCCCAACATAA
- the LOC128040410 gene encoding uncharacterized protein LOC128040410 yields the protein MVALFHDMMHREIEVYVDDMIAKSRTEGEHVRKYNPGTWDEEYEEAFNKVKQYLSNTPVLSPPNPDRPLILYLTIKAVHVIPYDLADLKVKPVKVYDEVNCFEWENGGWRSSSSEFDIVYVSQKAVKGSAIADFLASRALEDYEPLSFDFPNEDLMCVAVTEESPQEGHSWKLNFDGASNAVANGIGAVLVSPNEYEACVMGIRAAIERGIKVLEVYGDSALVIYQLRGEWETRDLKLISYRKLVLELIKEFEDITFCYLPRDENQMADTLAILASMIKLNRHGDMKPIQMSIYEDPAHCYNIEEGEIDDSPWYQDILRWGDLVQEGKRSGTAKMCGRRRSKENSRRSP from the exons atggtagccttgttccatgacatgatgcacaggGAAATCGAGGTTTACGTTGATGATATGATCGCGAAATCTAGAACGGAGGGCGAACATGTGCGG aaaTATAATCCTGGTACTTGGGATGAGGAATACGAAGAAGCTTTTAACAAGGTGAAGCAGTATTTGTCCAATACTCcagtgctgtcaccacctaACCCGGATAGGCCTCTGATATTGTATCTAACG ATTAAGGCAGTACATGTTataccatacgacttggctgatCTCAAAGTTAAACccgttaaagtatatgatgaaGTCAACTGCTTTGAATGGGAGAATGGCGGATGGCGATCTTCTTCGtctgaatttgatattgtcTATGTGAGCCAAAAGGCTGTGAAAGGGAGTGCAATTGCTGActttctagctagtagagctCTAGAGGACTACGAGCCGTTGagttttgatttcccaaatgaggaCCTGATGTGTGTAGCAGTTACTGAAGAAAGTCCCCAAGAAGGTCACAGTTGGAAgctaaactttgatggagcctcgAACGCTGTAGccaatggaattggggcagtcctggtgTCCCCAAATG aatatgaagcatgcgTCATGGGTATTCGTGCAGCTATAGAGCGAGGAATCAAAGTGCTAGAGGTCTATGGAGATTCAGCATTGGTGATATATCAGCTCAGGGGtgaatgggaaacgagagatCTCAAATTAATCAGTTATCGAAAGTTGGTCCTCGAATTGATTAAGGAGTTTGAGGACATCACTTTTtgctatctcccacgagatgagaACCAGATGGCTGATACACTAGCTATCTTAGCTTCCATGATCAAACTGAACAGACATGGGGATATGAAACCAATCCAAATGAGTATCTATGAAGACCCGGCTCATTGTTACAATATTGAAGAAGGGGAAATCGATGATAGTCCTTGGTATCAAGATATACTACG atggggagatcttGTACAAGAGGGGAAAAGATCAGGTACTGCTAAGATGTGTGGACGCCGTAGAAGCAAAGAAAATtctagaagaagtccatga